The genomic region acagACCATGTGATAgtcaataatgattttttagttATCTATAATTAGTCATTAGTTCATCAATCAAACGAGttcaatcatttaatattatatgtattgttaactttttaagttgtatattattaaattcatatatttaatttcatatcaattttatttgtttcaaagagataaaaatatgtactacaataataataataattttaaattgaattgagTTAATCAATTGAATAGATTTATTCACAAACTTGAATTAGATTGAAAAAATTCATGTCAAATTTGAGTCAAGTTGAGTTAAATCAActttaatcaaatcaattctaactaaatcaaatttaattcaaCTTGACTCATTTCCATTCTAGAATGAGGGGTTCCAACGTTATGTAAATGATCAAGCACAATGTCTTCGGTTTGGTGACATTAATAAGAGAAGTTTTTTTGTTTCCCGTGTATTTTCATTCATAAACAATCTTTTTTTGAGACAATCAAATATTGAATACAAATATCTCTATCAATTAAGATTTAAACATTGATTCACTACCGAAAAGACTAATTATTCCTTATGTTAGATCCGCGCGTCACTTGTGTTGTCTGTAGGGGAAGAGGAAGGGGAGGAGAGAGGGGATTTGGACAACAGAATTATATTtctgtttgatagaaaataaaaaataaaaaaataaagaaaataagattCCATTGTTTAATAATTCAACCGAATCATAATTATCTTGTTTTGTAGGGgggaaattaaataacaaaaatacgaatttattgtgtaaaaaggaatataaaaaaatgacacaaTAAAAACACGTTTCAttcataaaataacataaaatacataACGGAATAATATTTTGgctgagtatttttttttttttttttttgcactccCTTTTGCTAAGGGAATCATGTTTCCGTGAAAAGGACAGAGGATAATGCTTGAGTTTGAAAGGCAGAATGAGAAGATGGAAGTCGTGTCTGAGTTAATGGGAGATGCCATTGATGATGCTTTGGAATATGATGAAGAGACGGAAGAGCTTGTGAATAGGTTCTTGATGAGATTGGAATTGACGTCAACTCAGAGGTAACTTATCATTCTTGTTAAGAGAAAAGAGCTAATTATATATGAACAAATTTATTGTTCCCCTAGGTGAagaagtaaataataataataatgacaatgatgatacatatttcttttgttcaaTATGCAGCTTCTGAATGCACCTGCTACAACCTCTGTCAGCGCACCAGCAGCAAAAATTAACAGGGTTGCTCAAGCTGAATCAACATGTAAGGAAGAATTTAGAGTACAAGTGGGAAGTAAAGTCTCAAATCgagtaaaagtgaaaaaagttgagcatcatataagtgaggagaagatcCATAAATCTAAGATTTGAGATTTTAAGTTAAAGTGTGTTGTCAAATTTCCTTATACGATTGTTCATTGCAACTTATCAAAAGTTCAATTttgcattaataatataattcataTGAAATCCTTTTCGTTACATAGAACTATTCAAATGTATATACACTAATGCTAAATACCTCAAGGGTTAGTTTTgcataaatattcaaataatgcaAAACTAGCCCATGAATAGTTTACCACTTCACCCCCAAACAATTTTTAAAGGGGATAACAAAATGATCctagaaagaaataaataccaGAACATAAATGAGTTCATTGTCGGAAGTTTTAAATCTTATCATTCACAGATGATATATGTGAGGAAAAGGAGAGAagttttggttttgaaaggtTGTAACGATCAAGGAAATTCAGATTCACGAGTTAACAATGACCATGATCATTTGATTCCAAAGCCACTCTACTATTTGGTGAATTCACTTTGTCAATCTGAGTGCGGCACAGTGGGCATCCAAAATGAGAGGCAAGCCACTTATAAATGCAAGAGGTGTGGAAGATGTGCCTGCAAGTGTGAAGCTTCCATACACTGTCCTCTTCTTCAAAACTTGTCAAGCAGATAACACATTCAGTCTGGTTTGTGCCTTCTGCAGCCTTGTAGTGGAAGGTAATCGAATGAGACTCTAAACTCCTGCAAGGAGAGAACTTGTCATCAAAAGATAAGCCTGTTGGGGGAAGAGATCACGTGTGATTGGTAATGCACCATCCGAGCTTGGTGAGAGTGAAAAATGTGAAAGAAATTACCAGTGTTCCAGCTATGAGAAGCCCAGGGTAGAGTTCCATTTCCTCTTTTGTGGGATGGACTTTTTAGAAGAATTAACAGAAATGGTGAAATGGGTATTTTGTTGTTACATTGGTGTAGCCGTGTCATGATATGGTTGGCGATAACTATGAGCACAACAACAACCATTTCGGTCTCAACAATGCTGGAGGCTGGAGCATataaaaagacaacttttaaagtgatatACTTTTTTTTGGAATGAATAAGGCAAACGGTTTTATAGTTCTTTGGGCGAAGTGAATAGAACTAGCTAGCATTTTGTGAAGGATGAGCATAGACTAGTTTTGTTGTCTCAAGTAAGAAAACATTTGATCCTCCTTTTTCTGCTGATGAAGGATCTTGTTTCTTGTGGCGGCTTCGGCCCAGGAATCTTTGTGCTTTGAAAGGGCTTCTGTATAAATTGGTGGCGTCTAACGAATGTTTAGAAGGAAAGGTTCATGATTAAAGGACTTGCATATATAGTATGTTGTCAATGAATTCATGagctaaaaatattaaatattttaagcaCGATCACAGTCCAGCCAAAGAATAAGCTTATCGCATTTATTAACCATTTCTTCAAAATATGCCTTGATAATTATCCTTTCCCTACAGTTATTAACAGCATAACAAAAGAAAGATTAGACAAAAAAATGCTCATTAATATGACCTACACTATAACTTCATGAGCCGATGTGCATTGTAAAAAATGGTGCATCAACACCGTGCTTCTACTTCTTGTAATAAGGATGGAAATCAGTCTTCGGGATAAACATCATCTCCCACTCTTACCTCTTACCGGCAACAGTAAACTCGAACTCaatttttatctcttatttattagtattctatatttttatattaaattataaaaagccCGTGGGACCTGCAAGGTCCGTGGGTAAAACCCATGGATTAAATATATCAGGCTAAAAAGCCGGAAGGACTCTAAAAAATAAGGTCTATATGAACCCAAATCAGTTTGTCCAACCCTAGTTTTAAGTAACTATTAAATGATccttaaatgataagaaaatattttgttgcTCACAAATAACTAGAGCTTAATTTTAAGCAACTAATATGATATGtaaattatcttaaataaaaaaaaatataacaataaacAATTCATTAAGCAACCAATGTTCGAGATAAGCGTTCTTAGAGGTTCAGAATACATGACTGACAAATTATATTACATGTATCAGAATAAAAAGAAGAGCAACAACATATAGTTGATCGAGTTTCGGTGGTTGGTTTTACCAAATTATACCTTTCCCACAGATATTTCTGTTGCTCAACTTTCTCCTTTTTGCTCCTCCAACTCTCCAAGTATATGTATAATTGCTTGACAAATTCCCCTGAATTTATAGGCATCTCGATTCATTTATTTGATCTGATGAAGGTGCAGAGGAACTACTGGTAGAGCCGAAATTAATTGTTGGCCATTTTACTGAAGTAATGACCTTTTTACCCAAGAAAAATCACTAGTGATTTGAAACTGTATTAACTATTAGCTAttgggtttttgttttattttatttatttgcacaAGAGTGAGAATTTGGGCCAGAAACACTTGATAATCATTTAATTTGCCTAGAACAAATTCCTTTTTTGCTAGTGGTTTTTTTTAGCTCGGTTACCCTACTTTGTTTTGATTTTCGTTTACtactgcttttattttttttaataaatagaaaataaattagacAAAAGGAGATAAAATACCTTAAAATCTTGCGAAAAGTAATACCTTAAAGCATTTGCTCATGGTATTTatttgcctttcaaaaaaaaaaaaacccttaaaGCATTTGcgttttataatattatcaagTATGTGGGTGAATTTATAATCTTGAGAAATAAATAAGTGTatgtttagattaaaatttaaaactttagtttgaatcaaatttaattaagtttggAAATTGAGTTTACAAAAGTATCTCAAATATaggttaatttgtttatttttttgaataagtgtttttcaaaaacaataataactaattgtatttcaaataagttattttttgtttttttaagaaataaatcctatcttcttcttaaaaaaattaaataaaagaaattattttcaagttattttttaaaaaatttaaacacttaTCTATTACttcttcaaaattgaatttctagataaaattttaatctcaaacatatttaagaAGTAATCAAACATGACGTTATTATACACACTCACTCACAAGCAAAAGTTACAAAAATGACGTTACCCCATCTCTTTCACGACAAAGTCAGCAACATGACGTTATTGGGTGGTGTTGTGAATCATAAACTATTACTAGTTTTTCTTTTACTGCATAAACTGTTACTTGTAAGCAAGCTCATTTATTCATTTCATAAAATGTTACCCATCTATACTTCATTATTGCACTAGGGAGTGGGGTCATTATTCTATGCTCCATCTTAGCCATACTCCCATAGACAAGGGCGGGCTGAACCGTTGAATTTTAGGTTAAATAAAAAGTCAGCCCAATTTATTTTAGGCCATATGTATGACCATATCCTCGGcctattattatttacttttcataGCTTTTGCTATTTCTAAGCTAGTATACTCcgaatggataaagttgatgcAAATGCGAAACACAGGAGATTATTATAGAAATATATcccataatatataaagacttGAGAATCACAAAGATTATACACGCCTACCACACATGCTTACACCAAAATGATACAAGAATAGAGAGAATAGCATGAGTTACATTCTCGTTTCCTATTGAAATCACACCTCTTGAGTACTAAAAGTATGGCATGGGATATTGGATTTCATGGTTTAATTACATGCAGGCAAAGACAATCCAAACAATTAGGCGTAGGCAAAGGACAAATGCGACGAGTCCTAGCAGTGAAATCcaaatataaataactttttcAAACAAGGATGATGCGGTTGATTTCCAAAGGGTATCCGGGGTGACCATTCCCGCACCATACATGTAGGTAAGAGTGAGGCTGGAGATGGTGATGCACATCCCTATTGACAAAAGCCAGGTGAAGAATCTGTGTTTGAGAGGGAACCCACCTACAAGCAAGACACACACTGCTAAAGATGAAATGAAACATGTTGTGTTCCAAATGAGGAATTTTTCATATTCATCAGGGTAAACAACAGCTAGGATAGATTCTCCGGGACATGGATTATTATCTGCTTTGTTTACTGGGCATTGAACAACTCCACTCTCGTTTCCGGGTCTAACTCCACCTGGTGGATTTAAAGCACTTTGAAAGGTCATTGTTGCGATCACCGTAGACACCAAACTCAGCATTCCCCTCATGTCCTTCAACCATTCATCCTTATCCTTATGTGCCAGCCaattccctacactttttaaaGCTTTTCTCCACCCTTTCACCTCTTGTTCATCTTTCCTCTCGCTTTCAACGTTCATAGTAACTGATCGATCTCTCCTACCTATATGCTTCAACCgaattaacaaatatatatatatatatatatatatatatatacttccaTCTTAGATCAGTAATTGCATGCATACATGGcttattaaatttcattttcttatgtCGTTCAACCAAATTACATCAAGTTACAAGTACGGCTAGAAAATAGAATCAGTACaactacatatatttttaataatgataCCTAAAGAAGAGATTAGACATTGAGAACCATATTAAACTTAGATATAACTTGACTAGAAGTCATTAAGACTCAAGTAaatgctaaataaaaataatgcttCCATAATCAAGAGTAAATTATTAAATCTAATTAtctgatatttttctttctttttttcattatattatataacaagTAAATATGTAAATGTACCTTTCCCTTGCTATGGTATATATGATAGGTGAGAAAACCAACTGCATGCCGAAATGTGTTTTTCTGATGACAGGAAAGGCAAATATATATAGTTGCAAAATCGTTCAAAAAGCTAAGAAATAAGGGAAAAGTGGgaattttctaaaaattcaGATGTGTTTTGGATTAATTAGTTGTCAAAATAGCAATTTAATCATTGATGATGGTAAAATCAGTTTCATGTTGGAATATGtttattgaaaagtgaatttacAATAATATGTTTTGTTTAGATTGCCTAAGCAATTGCTTAAATTAATTGCCTAAAcaattgtataattaattaataaaacaatataatataatttatttatatatgatacTAGGGGAAAGGAGAGGCATGCACGCACGTAAtgtctttttataaataaaatgaaaagaagagaGGAAAATCAAGGAGATTAAATAAAACATGAGTGAACAGTTAATGCTGTGCTAgttacataataaaaaagagataaaaatattaaaaaaaatgtacaccaaaacgaaatatttatattttagtgtatatattgtatatataataaaataaaagtaaagaaggagagagagagagaaaaaaaaggaggtaaaaTATAATACGACAGTGAATAGTTAAGCCAATGTTTAGAAATACTAGTGGAGGTTCAacgtacctttttttttttttttgggacagTTTCAACGTACGTTTAAAGAAAGATTTCTTGGTGTTTTTTGTGTTGAACGTACATTCACATGGGTTGGAAGGTTTTTTCAAACATACTATATAACTATGTGGCAAttacttaataaaaattacagataaaaatgtcaaaaaaaaagataaacatcATGAGATATCTTTATTATAATgtttatatatgatttatgaTGGGGTTTGAAATTAATGGGAAGGGGAAGCTTAATTCTAATCAAACTTCtgaaaaatgaagttttttttttcaatatgaaataaattatttaagattATCACCACTTTCCCCACTAGTGTTTCCTCTCTCGTAATGTGGTCAATTTATTGTGCAGATTATATGTGCTATATTGAGCTTTGCAAAGCCAGAAATTTTACAGAATTTTCTTGATTGAACACAATATTAGCAAAAGAGGAAATTCTAGCTTGGTCAATTTCTTCGACGAGAAGCATATATAGCCGCCTAAATAAAGCTTAGGACCCGCACACAAAATAAAAGCCACAATTATTTAATAGTGGATTTGCTTTTTCTTTGTGTTGGAAGAATATATCCTCCTTCGGGATCATAAAGAATCTTTTATAAgaccaagatttttttttgaaaggcgaAAATAAGACCAAGATAAAGAAGAgtagtattaaaattaaatggttTCGGATGAGgttcaaatcaaaattaaaatttaatttatgaaaataattaaaaaaaaatccatgagGCCCATTAATTATTCCACATGCTGGGAGAATAGAACGATTTTCACTACATCAGGCTTATTATGCTCGATTTCCCACATATGAGTCCATTTATATTACGTTGCTTGTTTGAAATTTGTTAAAACTtatagatatataaatatttgaaggtaattaattaattaagctaaACCAAACAATGTGAGCATTAACCTTTTGAAATTCTTCaaaaacacaacacaacatGGCTCAATTGTTTGAGAGAAACGAATGAGAAATTTTTGTTTTCCATTGTGACATGACGATGTCTAGGGTGGAGAAGTAACTTAGGTGGTTCATGGTGGTCAAGTTAACGTGAACCGTTAGTTATAAGGTAGAGAGAGAGAAGCaggtttcttcttttttcttctcacaGTAGAATTTGAATCCTAtatcttgtatatataatatgttagCAATATCCATTTTTGAATGCActctaaaattcatttaaaatcataaattataatcaatCTAACTTCTCATTTAGTGAATTATTCttcttaatttataataaatttcaatcaaaggTGAAAAATGTGCTAACAAAGTATGTTTGATAGCACTCCATCTTGTATTCACATGGGTGCAAAAACCATGAGTTAATGTATATGTATAGAATTAAGTACCTCTTATACTCAAGTTTAgtaaaaatttctttttcttaattacatattaaaaaatcatagcAATTGTAAATGCACACAAAACACATAATTCATTAGGACGATAAACACTTGCGTACCTTGGCTTGCTTTAGTATGTGATAGCTCAAGATGATATGCTGGCGCGGAAGCCAGGGaaagcaaatatatatatatatatatatatatatatatatatatatatatatatatatatatatatatatatatatatttgccaAATTGGTCATAAGAGAAATAAGGGCCAGGTTGGAATTTGCAATAAAATCAGTTTCATGTCTGAATGGGTTAATTGAAAAGTGACTTTagaataacatgttttgtttatAGATAGTCTAAATAATTGCTTTTGCtttgtataataaattaattactagaaaataaatatgtgaAATGTGAATGGGGAAAGTTAGTAAGGAAATCATAACCACAAAATGATTAATCTGACTAATTATATTCAGGGGCAACTATAAAAGGGGTAAGTTCAACGCTAGAATTTGCATGTGCTGTAACACTGGGGTGCAATATATAGCTAGCATAGAAATTATGAAGAGGTGAGATGAATGTGGGTGTGTTGTCCTAACACGTGAGCCCACATTTGAAGGAAAATGCCATTGCCATTTGTCAGCAACGGCTGCTATTTCAACTAGCTAATAAATCTACGATGTACCTAGCTAGCTACTAGCTCTAATTATCTTTCGGTCTAAAAGAAAGAATTAATGATCTTGGAATAGATAAGTTCATCAAGGTTGATTATGAGAATCCCTAATtaatggaaggaaaaaaaagggaatTGATTCAAATGAAATCATGAAGAGGTGAGATGAATGTGGGTGTGTTGTCCTAACACGTGAGCATGCATTTTGATAGAAGAATTGTGAGCACTGATTTTCAAGGAACCAGGGACCtccaagaaaaaagataaatagagaGAAAAGTTGATATTTCATTGATGATGTTGAATTATTACATAGTATTATTTATACTGATTTTCTCACTAACAGAATTTGTCCTTTTGTGTACAAAGAATATCAAGAATTTGTTGTGCTTGTCCCCTTGCTATACTACCAACATCATTCTATCTAATTTGTTGCCCCTACTGCATCATACGAAATCTTTAAGGTATGTGGGTCTTGTAATTACTCTTTTGGTCCTGCTTTCTAATTGCACCCCTGTTGTTGTTGCCTTCTTGCTTAGTGTGTTCTCCCATGTGTCTGTCATTGCTTCTGTTGTGTTCTCACCCTTGCTATCACTCCTTGGCCCTTGCAGaatcaccttgtcctcaaggtgataatCCTTTTGCAACTGGTCCCAATCTTCCCATGTGGTATCATCAGGGGACAACCTATGCCACTGAACAAGAACTTCCCAGGAGCCCGCTGATGAAAAAGACTTGTGATAGCTCAGAATGGCCAGAGGAGAAATAATTGGTTGATTCTGGGTGAATTCATTGGGCAATGGAGCTACTTCCTGGGAGTCTGGAGATCCTCGAAATGGTTTTAACACTGAGCAGTGGAAAACAGGGTGGATGCGGGCCTTATCGGGAAGTTGAAGGCGATAGGCAACAGGACCAACACGCTCCATTATACGGAAGGGTCCATAAAATCGCTTGGTAAGCTTGCCTCGCAGTTCCTATGATCCTCGCGCTGAAGATTGCCTGTGGGGTCTCTGTTTGAGAAGGACCTAATCGCCCACTTCGTAGCTCACTTCACGCCGTTTAACATCAGCGAAATGCTTCATCTTGGTCTGAGCCTTCAGGAGCCTCTTACGAATAGATTGAAACACTTCCTCTCTGTTAGTCAGCATGTCGTCAACCGCGTCAATCTTAGAAGAGCCTGCAATGTACTCAGGAACATTGAACAGTTTACGGCCGAAGGTGATTTCAAAAGGGGTGGATCCCGTGCCGACATTCCAAGTTGTGTTATGAGACCACTCAACCCAAATGAGGAGCTTACCCCACGTTCGTGGTTTCTTGTGCACGAAGACACGAAGGTATTGCTCGATGACCCTATTCAGCACCTCCGTTtgaccatcagtttgtggatggtATGCTGAACTCATGCGCAATTAGGTGCCGCTAAGATAAAACAGTTCTTGCCAGAACTTGCTGATGAACAGGGTGTCCCTGTCAGAAACTAAGCTGTGTGGAAGACCATGAATCTTCCCTACGATGTCCATGAATAAGGAAGCTACTGTATGTGCAGTGTGGGAGGGAGGTAGCATGCCCATATGGATGCCCTTAGAGAATCGATCTACCACTACCAAAATAACTGAGTTGCCATGGTAAGGAGGGAGACCGGTGATGAAGTCAATCGAAAGATCCTCCCAAGGACAGTGAGGTACAGGGAGAGGACATAACAGGTCCGCCATTCTTTTGGTTTCGTATTTGGTTTGCTAACATTCAAGGCATTGAGCAACAAATTGGGTCACATCGTCACGGAGACCAGGCCAAAAGAAATTTTCTGACACCCGAACTATCGTTTTTGCAACTCCCATGTGTCCTCCCGTCGGGGTGGAGTGGTATTCAGTTAACAGGGTGGGGATCATTGGTAGGCCGCGAGTTAACCAAATGTGTCCTTTGTGAATGATTAAGTTATGGACAATCTCGGAGTTTGGGTGTAATTCCGGCGAACTGTTGATGGCCTGCCGGTATTGTAAGTAATATTGGCAATCTTCGAGCTGACGACAGAGCTTGTCAATGAAGGTGAGGCAAGGGACTGAGAGCGTCAACAATGTCGAGGTGTCCTGTTTTGGGAGCCTGGATAGAGCATCTGCTGCTAGATTGCAGTTGCTGGCACGATAATGAATCTGATAATCGTACCCCATTAAACGTGCCAGGTACTTGTGTTGCTCTGGGGTCTGAACGACCTGCGTGAGGAGTTCCTTGAGACTCCGGTGGTCGATAACAATGGTGAAACGATGACCCAATAAGTGTTGGCGTCATTTCTTAACGGCAGAGGTAATCACGAAGAGTTCGTGCACATAAGTGGACGCCTGCAACAGTCTCAGGCTCAACGGCTTGCTAAAAAAAGTAATTGGATGTCCCCTCTTCGACAGAACTGCACCCATGCCCACCCCTGAATCTTTCGTTTCCACCGTGAAAGGCAGCTCGAAGTTTGGTAGGGCAAGGACTGGAGCATCAGACAAGGCTTGCTTCAACTGTTCAAATGTTGTTTGCGCCTCCGTGGTCCACTGAAAATGGTCAAGGGTAGTGAGCTTGACCAAGGGTGCTACAATAGTGGCATATCCCTTGATAAAGTGGCGGTAGAACCCCGCGAGGCCCAAGAAGCTACGCACGGCCTTCGTGGATTTTGGAACAGGCCAATGCTGGATCACGACCACCTTGGCATCCACTGACTGCACCCCTTGATGCGACACCACATGCCCAAGGTATTCCACCTGAGGTTGGGCAAAGAAGAACTTGGTTAGCTTTAAGACAAAATGGTTGTCAAGTAATACCTGAAAGGTTGTTTCAAGGCGAAAGAGGTGTTCTTCGAAGGTGCCACTATAGATCAAAATATCATCGAAGAAGACGATGATAAAACGACGAAGGTAGGGCCTGAATAGGGTGTTTATCGTAGCTTGAAATGAGGAAGGGGCGCTGCGAGTCTAAAAGGCATTACTCCAAACTCATAGTGGCCATGATGAGTTCGAAAGGCCGTCTTCGGAATGTCGTCAGAATGCATTCTGATTTGGTGGTAGCCTTGGAGCAAGTCCAGCTTCGAGAATTAACGGGCTCCACCGAGCTCATCCAAGAGCTCGTCTATAGTTTGGATGGGAAACCTGTCGCGGACGGTGAGGGCATTGAAGGCCCTATAGTTAACGCAAAACCTTCATGATCCATCGTGCTTTTTGACTAATAGTACTGGGAATGAGAACGGGCTATGGCTAGTGTTAGctctttggcaagtgtaccaaatcgctCGTAGTAATAATTTCTCGGTAAGCCGAGTGTCGTACCACAGGGATTTTGTT from Glycine soja cultivar W05 chromosome 16, ASM419377v2, whole genome shotgun sequence harbors:
- the LOC114390380 gene encoding uncharacterized protein LOC114390380; amino-acid sequence: MNVESERKDEQEVKGWRKALKSVGNWLAHKDKDEWLKDMRGMLSLVSTVIATMTFQSALNPPGGVRPGNESGVVQCPVNKADNNPCPGESILAVVYPDEYEKFLIWNTTCFISSLAVCVLLVGGFPLKHRFFTWLLSIGMCITISSLTLTYMYGAGMVTPDTLWKSTASSLFEKVIYIWISLLGLVAFVLCLRLIVWIVFACM